The following proteins come from a genomic window of Gossypium raimondii isolate GPD5lz chromosome 5, ASM2569854v1, whole genome shotgun sequence:
- the LOC105765969 gene encoding putative receptor protein kinase ZmPK1 translates to MDFLYFSLLVLSLIVFLPFSSSTYRKLSGGSSLSVENPGDVLISPNSTFSAGFYPVGNYAYAFAIWFSKPSCLVLQHCTVVWMANRDHPVNGQRSKLLLLRTGNLILTDAGQFNVWATDTSSLPSVQLQLNEYGNLVLSNSEGITLWQSFDSPTDTLLPLQPLTRHTTLVSARRNGNYSTGFYKFFFDDDNVLRLLFDGPEISSVYWPNVWLLSSQAGRSAYNSRRNAMIDSFGNFTSSDDLSFLSADYGANWIQRRLTIDYDGNLRLYSREEGKQTWVVSWQAISQPCRAHGLCGENSLCRYGPSTGRKCSCVQGYKTKNETDWSYGCEPEFDVSLNARHEYTFVHLRNAEFYGYDYEVFYNKTLKECETECLQRVGCKGFQYKFNGNGVYECFPKALLRNGHQPPNFDGDVYIKLPKSYVSLKKEELSKETISLGSRQNYTINLERSYVEGQENGVVKFMLWFACALGGIEIVSIFLVWLLLSRAQQEENVAKEGYLLAATGFKRMTFDELKKATKNFSQEIGRGGAGIVYKGVLSDGRVVAVKRLNEANQGEAEFLAEVNTIGKLNHMNLIEMWGFCAEKKHRLLVYEYMEHGSLAEMLDSHQLDWEKRYDIALGCAKGLAYLHEECLEWILHCDVKPQNILLDSGYRPKVSDFGLSVLLDRSKLSNRSFPKIRGTRGYMAPEWVFNRPITSKVDVYSYGIVMLEMVSGKNPRKGIELIEGGKGEMDLVTWVKEKKEGAESKETWVEEIIDRTLEGNYDKKKMEILVAVALDCVQEDRDARPTMTQVVERLLRPTD, encoded by the coding sequence ATGGATTTCCTGTATTTTTCATTACTTGTTTTATCTTTGATAGTGTTCCTCCCATTCTCATCTTCAACATATCGAAAACTGAGTGGAGGATCATCTCTTTCCGTGGAGAATCCCGGTGATGTTTTAATATCACCAAATAGCACTTTCTCTGCTGGCTTTTATCCCGTTGGCAACTACGCTTATGCTTTTGCTATATGGTTCAGTAAACCCTCTTGCCTTGTACTTCAACATTGCACTGTTGTTTGGATGGCAAACCGTGACCACCCAGTCAATGGCCAGCGTTCGAAGCTCTTGCTTTTGCGAACCGGAAATCTTATCCTCACAGATGCTGGTCAGTTCAACGTTTGGGCCACGGACACTTCTTCGTTGCCTTCAGTGCAGTTGCAGCTCAATGAATATGGTAATCTTGTCTTGAGCAATTCCGAAGGTATCACTTTATGGCAGAGCTTTGATTCTCCTACAGATACCCTTCTTCCTCTACAACCACTCACCAGACATACGACCCTTGTATCTGCAAGAAGAAATGGCAACTATTCCACTGGTTTCTATAAGTTCTTTTTCGACGATGATAATGTTCTTCGTCTCCTTTTTGATGGTCCCGAGATTTCAAGCGTTTATTGGCCTAATGTGTGGCTTTTAAGCTCGCAAGCTGGGCGGTCAGCATACAACAGTAGGAGGAATGCGATGATCGATTCCTTCGGCAATTTTACTTCGAGCGATGATTTAAGTTTTTTGTCTGCTGATTACGGTGCAAATTGGATCCAGAGAAGGTTGACCATTGATTATGATGGAAATCTTCGATTGTACAGCAGAGAAGAAGGGAAACAAACGTGGGTTGTTTCATGGCAAGCTATCAGCCAGCCATGCAGGGCTCATGGCCTTTGTGGGGAAAATAGTCTTTGTAGATATGGTCCCAGTACCGGGAGGAAATGCTCGTGCGTTCAAGGATACAAGACGAAGAATGAAACTGATTGGTCTTATGGTTGTGAACCAGAATTCGACGTTTCCCTCAATGCTAGACATGAATATACATTTGTTCATCTTCGTAATGCTGAATTTTACGGATATGATTATGAGGTTTTCTACAATAAAACCTTAAAGGAGTGTGAAACTGAATGCCTGCAAAGGGTCGGTTGTAAAGGGtttcaatataaattcaacGGGAATGGCGTCTATGAATGTTTCCCGAAGGCGCTACTGCGGAATGGGCACCAACCACCTAACTTCGATGGAGACGTTTATATAAAACTGCCCAAATCATATGTCTCCCTCAAGAAGGAAGAGCTTTCCAAGGAAACCATCAGTTTAGGGAGTCGGCAAAATTATACTATTAATCTAGAAAGAAGCTACGTTGAAGGCCAAGAAAATGGGGTAGTGAAGTTCATGCTGTGGTTTGCTTGTGCATTGGGAGGAATCGAGattgtttccatttttttgGTTTGGCTGTTGTTAAGTAGAGCTCAGCAAGAGGAGAATGTAGCTAAAGAAGGATACCTTCTGGCGGCAACTGGATTCAAGAGAATGACATTTGATGAGCTGAAAAAGGCAACGAAAAACTTCAGTCAAGAAATAGGAAGAGGAGGGGCAGGTATTGTGTACAAAGGAGTGCTAAGTGATGGTAGAGTTGTGGCAGTGAAGCGATTGAATGAAGCAAATCAAGGAGAAGCTGAGTTCCTAGCAGAAGTGAACACCATCGGGAAGCTTAACCACATGAACTTGATCGAAATGTGGGGATTTTGCGCAGAGAAAAAGCACAGGCTCTTAGTTTACGAGTATATGGAGCATGGATCCTTAGCAGAAATGCTCGATTCCCATCAACTTGACTGGGAAAAGAGGTATGACATCGCTTTGGGCTGTGCAAAAGGCCTAGCCTACCTACACGAAGAATGCTTGGAATGGATATTGCATTGTGATGTAAAGCCCCAAAATATACTGCTCGACTCTGGGTACCGACCAAAGGTGTCGGATTTTGGCCTGTCGGTGCTACTAGATAGAAGTAAGCTTTCCAACCGTAGCTTCCCAAAGATACGGGGAACCAGGGGTTACATGGCTCCTGAGTGGGTTTTCAATCGGCCCATTACATCTAAAGTCGATGTTTACAGCTACGGCATTGTTATGCTGGAAATGGTGAGCGGAAAGAACCCCAGGAAAGGGATAGAGTTAATAGAGGGTGGCAAAGGGGAGATGGATTTGGTAACGTGGGTGAAGGAAAAGAAGGAAGGAGCGGAGTCGAAAGAAACCTGGGTGGAAGAAATAATAGACCGCACATTAGAAGGCAATTATGACAAAAAGAAGATGGAGATACTGGTTGCAGTGGCTCTTGATTGCGTCCAGGAAGACAGAGATGCAAGGCCCACCATGACTCAAGTTGTTGAGAGGCTTCTTCGTCCCACTGACTAA